The following coding sequences lie in one Cryptococcus neoformans var. neoformans B-3501A chromosome 14, whole genome shotgun sequence genomic window:
- a CDS encoding hypothetical protein (Similar to gi|45476407|dbj|BAD12556.1| RIO kinase [Nicotiana tabacum], FASTA scores: opt: 914, E(): 4.9e-42, (37.379% identity (61.003% similar) in 618 aa overlap (29-621:3-559)); HMMPfam hit to RIO1, RIO1 family, score: 293.2, E(): 3.9e-85), translating to MSRRPDLGYIDQASEDPVNTVSTPIGGLEPNADKGVEAEAPEEDSGSSIEEESEGEPFEDVDGGDFDFGALDVGGSGEEDEEEDDGDWDVDDEDWELANGDFTKQYNRVRQQHAATSGSAPLPARNLSQQTKSKLSKSNPTAGSGVVTNPKAAQDKHDKDKSDRATQEQVLDSRTRLVLAGLVNRGVIGMIERCISTGKEANVYYSSPGRAVKIYRTSILVFRARQNYIVGEQRFRGEYTSSRNPRKMIRVWAEKELRNLRRLVQGGVRAPVVHECKENVLVMDFLGKGEVASPRLKDAEIPEDRLPDLYAEMVIATRRMYQHCHLVHADLSEYNILLHDNHLYIIDVSQSVEHDHPRAFDFLRSDISNIEEFFSRRGVATLGIRKSWEFIVTENIGLSPTGSASSSLEMEKGDDGERRLVGVLEEWLKEPSDKTDDAVFMESYIPRTLAEVYDPERDVDVLKSGGGDELIYAGVTGLKLAHESANAKVKEKEKEKQSASAGAGAGADDANKREEVDADENVEKGERVKGKCKDEGKNDKTSKSVRFEDEVDEHDEEDDAQEAEEQGEEEGMDKKSRGFRHEDRESKKERKKAVKEEQREKRKTKMPKAEKQKLIKKSASRH from the exons ATGTCTAGACGGCCAGATCTCGGCTATATCGACCAAGCTTCAGAAGACCCGGTCAATACTGTTTCAACACCAATCGGAGGCCTTGAGCCAAACGCCGACAAAGGAGTGGAGGCTGAAGCACCTGAAGAAGATTCTGGATCGAGtatcgaagaagagtctGAAGGGGAACCGTTTGAGGACGTGGATGGCGGCGATTTCGATTTCGGCGCGTTGGATGTTGGTGGGTCgggtgaagaggacgaggaggaggatgatggagattGGGATGTGGACGATGAGGATTGGGAGCTGGCCAATGGAG ATTTTACCAAGCAATACAATCGAGTTCGACAGCAACACGCTGCTACATCCGGCTCTGCCCCGTTACCTGCGCGAAACCTCTCCCAGCAAACAAAATCAAAATTGTCCAAATCCAACCCGACGGCCGGGTCTGGCGTGGTGACAAATCCGAAAGCAGCGCAGGATAAACATGATAAAGATAAAAGCGATAGGGCTACTCAGGAGCAAGTGCTTGATAGCCGTACTCGACTGGTTTTGGCGGGACTAGTCAATCGGGGGGTTATCGGTATGATTGAAAGGTGTATCAGTACAGGTAAAGAG GCAAACGTCTACTATTCATCCCCAGGCCGTGCCGTCAAAATCTACCGAAcctccatcctcgtcttccgtGCTCGACAAAACTACATTGTCGGCGAACAACGTTTCCGGGGGGAATACACTTCCTCTCGAAATCCGCGAAAGATGATTCGTGTCTGGGCCGAAAAGGAGTTGCGAAACCTGAGACGGTTGGTTCAAGGAGGTGTGCGTGCACCGGTGGTACATGAATGTAAGGAGAATGTGCTCGTCATGGATTTCTTGGGCAAGGGCGAGGT AGCGTCGCCTCGTTTGAAAGACGCAGAGATTCCCGAGGACAGGTTACCCGATCTGTACGCAGAAATGGTTATCGCGACCCGAAGAATGTACCAGCACTGCCACCTCGTCCACGCCGATTTGAGTGAATACAACATTCT GCTACACGACAACCACCTATACATCATCGACGTCTCCCAATCTGTCGAACACGACCACCCCCGCGCATTCGATTTCCTCCGTTCCGACATCTCCAACATTGAAGAATTCTTCTCCCGCCGTGGGGTCGCCACGCTCGGAATCCGGAAATCATGGGAATTCATCGTCACCGAGAACATTGGTCTTTCCCCCACTGGCTCCGCCTCGTCATCattggagatggagaagggcgACGACGGCGAAAGGCGCTTGGTGGGTGTTTTGGAAGAATGGTTAAAGGAACCGTCAGACAAGACGGACGATGCGGTCTTTATGGAGTCGTATATCCCGAGAACGTTGGCGGAGGTGTATGATCCCGAGAGGGATGTGGATGTGCTCAAGAGTGGGGGAGGGGACGAGTTGATTTATGCGGGTGTGACGGGTTTAAAGTTGGCTCATGAGAGTGCGAATGCCaaggtgaaggaaaaggaaaaggagaaacaGAGTGCGAGTGCGGGTGCGGGTGCGGGTGCGGATGATGCGAACAAGCGTGAAGAGGTGGATGCGGATGAGAATGTAGAAAAGGGTGAAAGAGTAAAAGGTAAATGTAAGGATGAGGGCAAAAACGACAAGACATCGAAAAGCGTACGGTTCGAGGATGAAGTAGACGAAcatgacgaggaagatgatgcccaagaagcagaggagcaaggtgaggaagaaggaatggataAAAAATCTAGAGGGTTCCGACATGAAGATCGTGAATCTAAAAAG GAGCGGAAAAAGGCAGTCAAGGAAGAACAGAGGGAGAAACGAAAGACCAAGATGCCAAAAGCTGAAAAGCAAAAGTTGATAAAAAAGTCTGCTTCTCGGCACTAG
- a CDS encoding hypothetical protein (Match to ESTs gb|CF194478.1|CF194478, gb|CF191017.1|CF191017; Similar to gi|46100525|gb|EAK85758.1| hypothetical protein UM04985.1 [Ustilago maydis 521], FASTA scores: opt: 849, E(): 3.2e-45, (61.722% identity (84.689% similar) in 209 aa overlap (62-270:22-224)); HMMPfam hit to ORMDL, ORMDL family, score: 222.5, E(): 7.5e-64) translates to MSPPSVTLTVPPHSPARSRSVSQPIPEDAALDTLSPPRLKSSRSATLRSLSSNSVARGPVPFSQNHAHSNSPSPQFRANKGRARSSSLVTVTEVGGDDPDNVVDRLGAGNNENAAWVNAPGAWLIHPVLIFCGKLLIDAIPGMTQDVSWTIVNLSYITFSFIMFHHVTGLPFESTMTTSGAYDDLTLWEQIDSGAQYTPAKKWLTSVPIGLFLISTHYTRYDYVLFALNFAALIFVLFPKLPVLHRLRFHFAVNSDVPQTPVQSRPPSPTRRTAGGR, encoded by the exons ATGTCCCCCCCCTCGGTCACGCTCACCGTCCCGCCGCACTCCCCCGCCAGGTCACGCTCGGTCTCGCAGCCGATCCCCGAAGACGCCGCCCTCGACACCCTCTCCCCCCCCCGCCTCAAATCTTCCCGCTCGGCAACCCTCcgctccctctcctccaactCGGTCGCCCGCGGCCCCGTCCCCTTCTCACAAAATCATGCCCACTCAAATTCCCCCTCCCCGCAGTTTCGCGCAAATAAAGGCCGCGCACGTAGCTCGAGCCTGGTGACAGTGACCGAAGTCGGTGGCGATGATCCGGATAACGTGGTCGACAGGCTCGGCGCCGGCAACAATGAGAATGCGGCCTGGGTGAATGCTCCTG GTGCTTGGTTGATACATCCTGTGCTCATCTTTTGTGGCAAGCTGTTGATCGATGCCATACCGGGCATGACACAAGATGTCAGCTGGACGATTGTCAATCTCAGCTATATCACC TTCTCCTTTATCATGTTCCATCACGTTACCGGACTTCCCTTTGAATCGACCATGACCACTTCTGGAGCTTACGACGATCTTACACTGTGGGAACAAATCGATTCAGGCGCCCAATATACACCGGCCAAAAAGTGGCTGACGAGTGTGCCTATAGGATT ATTCCTTATATCAACGCATTATACTCGCTACGACTATGTCCTCTTTGCTCTAAACTTTGCCGCTTTGATCTTTGTCCTCTTTCCCAAATTGCCTGTC CTCCATCGATTGAGATTCCATTTTGCGGTTAACAGCGACGTCCCCCAGACACCCGTACAATCTCgccctccctctcccactCGCAGAACAGCTGGAGGTCGTTGA
- a CDS encoding hypothetical protein (HMMPfam hit to PPR, PPR repeat, score: 51.0, E(): 3.2e-12), protein MLRLCRTCRLGAYTPRRTLATATATAPLPDLPPRRPQFQPQRPDRAGRERDRFRTPDSNRLRLANILQTLTKYKAENRSPTPVAYVNIIEAASEFALSHRVDGDQGDGLGFQVALAAWEDAKRGGVELGQEGVDAMMNFAVIYPQLLSSLLLYTKTRRLATYNAMSRVASSSFDVEQMVYLLEEMSQQGFVPNTATLKHTVRQACEWGYPRLALQIAQKAEEESSFGFRLDQSAWVQILIASADNHYLNGVETAWERVKSSYTPDEGLILSMLNAAGRWGRPDFSSTILELLPGPPQEHHLAPLLEAFCNAGQVPNAFHVISTIRSTGLTPTLSSIQPIVNALKSAEVIDQAYYTLEDMHKSGQAVDITALNAVIAASSSIGDLQRARATQSAIPEFGMTPNIDTYNLVLQCCVTTSHRPLGDTLLSEMAAQNVQPNATTYDHLIHLCLTQPSYEDAFYYLEKMKAGGFKPGYAVYASLVKKCVKMGDSRWRLVVDEMKDVGYKIEAELQGFINNGGRERGRQAAGQRRANDQMVGSKRRSWIRQAAEEAV, encoded by the exons ATGCTCAGGCTCTGCCGCACATGCCGCCTCGGCGCATACACCCCGCGCAGGACACTTGccaccgccaccgccaccgCGCCCCTTCCCGACCTGCCCCCGCGGCGGCCGCAGTTCCAGCCACAACGCCCAGACAGAGCAGGCCGGGAACGAGACCGCTTCCGGACTCCCGACAGCAACAGACTCCGCCTCGCAAACATCCTCCAGACACTCACGAAATACAAGGCAGAGAACCGCTCGCCGACGCCGGTAGCGTATGTCAACATTATCGAAGCAGCGAGCGAATTCGCGTTGAGCCACAGGGTCGACGGGGATCAAGGCGACGGGCTGGGGTTCCAGGTTGCGTTGGCGGCGTGGGAGGATGCGAAGCGGGGAGGTGTTGAGCTGGGGCAGGAAGGTGTTGATGCGATGATGAAT TTTGCGGTGATCTATCCCCAGctgctctcttccctccttctttacACCAAAACCCGCCGTCTCGCGACGTACAATGCCATGTCCAGAGTGgcctcttccagctttGATGTCGAGCAGATGGTTTACCttttggaggagatgtCCCAGCAAGGGTTCGTTCCCAACACTGCCACTTTGAAACATACAGTCCGCCAGGCATGTGAATGGGGATACCCCCGATTGGCTCTTCAGATTGCGCAAAAGGCCGAGGAAGAGTCTAGTTTTGGGTTCAGGCTTGATCAGAGTGCGTGGGTTCAGATCCTCATTGCGAGTGCGGACAATCACTAT TTGAACGGTGTCGAGACCGCATGGGAGCGTGTCAAGTCCAGCTACACCCCGGACGAGGGCCTCATTCTCTCCATGCTCAACGCCGCCGGCAGATGGGGTCGACCCGATTTttcatccaccatcctTGAACTCCTCCCCGGTCCGCCCCAAGAACATCACCTCGCCCCTCTCCTCGAAGCATTCTGCAACGCCGGCCAAGTGCCCAACGCTTTCCACGTCATCAGCACCATCCGCTCCACCGGCCTCACCCCGACCTTGTCCTCCATCCAGCCGATCGTGAACGCGTTGAAATCCGCAGAGGTCATTGACCAGGCGTACTATACTCTGGAGGATATGCACAAATCCGGCCAGGCGGTGGATATCACAGCGTTGAACGCTGTGATTGCGGCTAGCAGTTCTATCGGTGATCTCCAGCGTGCTCGGGCTACCCAGAGCGCGATCCCAGAATTCGGCATGACGCCCAACATTGATACATACAACCTCGTCCTCCAATGTTGCGTGACCACCTCTCACCGCCCATTAGGCGATACCCTCCTCTCCGAAATGGCTGCCCAGAATGTCCAGCCCAACGCTACCACTTACGACCACCTCATCCACCTCTGTCTCACCCAGCCTTCTTACGAAGACGCATTCTACTATCTCGAAAAAATGAAAGCTGGCGGCTTCAAACCCGGCTACGCCGTCTACGCTTCCCTCGTGAAAAAGTGTGTCAAGATGGGCGATtcgaggtggaggttggTAGTCGatgagatgaaggatgtgGGGTACAAGATTGAGGCCGAGTTGCAAGGGTTTATTAAtaatggaggaagggagaggggaagaCAGGCGGCGGGGCAGAGGAGGGCGAATGATCAGATGGTGGGGAGTAAGAGACGGAGCTGGATAAGGCAGGCGGCTGAGGAGGCTGTGTAG
- a CDS encoding hypothetical protein (HMMPfam hit to YTH, YT521-B-like family, score: 34.1, E(): 8.4e-08) codes for MSAIPEQPAVEALNDQLQSIQLDGSRHAANGKHSNRPYVQLRPHPAQLQPPPPPQPQSQAYQPYAQAYTPYPQHYHQAPYTTYLTYSPYPNHLAWRPLPGSEQTSPIDPTNQHHHQHQHYGLWGSPPVSPVNAPPPQFLTGQSRTAMFDDFGVGGAVSGAGTAYYGGRPPYGSPPSVWQSPTAPSSFFYTPFQQHASGMGPAMQVSDWSTFKAHVNLPGPSKSGPISPTDSKEPERKSYHPQPPSKRSDWVMWVGNVPNNTSHEELWHFFNVTIPITNTESDAEPWRGPSSIFLISRSSCAFVNLSSQTDLERAVSFFNGKPLRPWDARCPRMVCRVRRKDDDLRSGVGAQRGTGMHRQWVKKDKEREKEKEEGKTGQMSAATVSSGPPSPAILAPAPDGPGRRRDSIVSEEEKKFSSGSYASTNSSFLMRHFPRRVFILKSLTTAELEESVRTGMWRTQQHNEPILDQAFRTSQSVFLIFGANRAGEFFGYARMIEPIDKEQAKHRQSSAGTASRRSTTGDSDRFFLPPYHSRVTTMSPGELATPREDSYFHVSTGHRKTDPPKMPNHAAPNSSMAEILATAEEQRAHTFDPKTLQRDYEYPSVTLTLAEAETGVTSSSEKSSQQASPELGPASQEPQKMDDQGILRKDTLPPPSPPEQDVEKLQQAEQETSKELSNEGWGHYFRIEWIRHTPLPFNRTRHLRNPWNADREVKVSRDGTEVEPSVGLQLMAEWDNE; via the exons ATGTCGGCGATCCCGGAGCAGCCGGCCGTGGAGGCTCTCAATGACCAGCTTCAAAGCATACAGCTCGATGGCTCTCGGCACGCTGCGAATGGTAAACATTCAAATCGGCCATACGTTCAACTCCGGCCTCATCCCGCTCAGCTCCAacccccgcccccgccccaGCCCCAGTCACAGGCCTACCAGCCGTATGCACAAGCATACACGCCTTACCCCCAACATTACCATCAAGCTCCTTACACTACCTACCTTACTTATTCGCCTTACCCAAACCATCTCGCATGGCGGCCTCTCCCGGGGTCGGAACAGACGTCGCCTATCGACCCTACCAaccaacatcatcatcagcaccaGCATTATGGTCTATGGGGCAGTCCGCCGGTGAGCCCGGTGAATGCACCACCACCCCAGTTTTTGACAGGGCAGTCACGTACGGCCATGTTCGATGATTTCGGAGTTGGAGGGGCTGTCTCGGGGGCTGGTACGGCGTATTACGGCGGCAGACCGCCGTACGGTAGTCCTCCCTCTGTATGGCAGTCACCCACGGCGccgtcatccttcttctatACGCCTTTCCAGCAACATGCTTCCGGTATGGGACCGGCCATGCAAGTTTCGGACTGGTCGACGTTCAAGGCTCACGTCAATTTACCGGGACCATCGAAATCGGGGCCGATCAGTCCAACGGATAGTAAAGAGCCAGAGAGAAAGTCGTATCACCCTCAACCGCCTTCAAAGAGAAGCGATTGGGTCATGTGGGTCGGTAATGT CCCCAATAACACTTCTCACGAAGAGCTCTGGCATTTCTTCAACGTGACGATCCCCATCACCAACACCGAATCCGACGCCGAACCATGGCGTGGACcgtcttccatctttctcatATCCCGCTCATCCTGCGCATTCGTCAAcctctcctctcaaacCGACCTCGAACGCGCCGTCTCCTTTTTTAACGGTAAGCCCCTCCGACCATGGGACGCCCGTTGCCCCAGGATGGTCTGCCGCGTGAGAcggaaagatgatgatttgAGATCCGGCGTGGGAGCCCAGCGCGGGACGGGAATGCATCGACAatgggtgaagaaggataaggaaagggaaaaggaaaaggaggagggtaaGACGGGGCAGATGAGTGCAGCCACAGTTTCGTCCGGACCGCCTAGCCCGGCTATCCTGGCGCCAGCACCGGATGGGccggggaggaggagggacTCGATTGTaagtgaggaagagaaaaagttTTCGTCAGGGAGTTATGCGAGTACAAATTCGAGTTTCTTGATGAGACATTTCCCGAGAAGAGTTTTCATTTTGAAGAGTCTCACTACG GCTGAGCTCGAGGAGAGTGTGAGGACTGGTATGTGGAGAACGCAACAGCACAATGAACCTATATTGG ACCAAGCATTCAGGACATCCCAATCGGTCTTTCTAATCTTTGGCGCCAACCGAGCCGGTGAATTCTTTGGGTACGCACGTATGATCGAGCCTATCGACAAGGAACAAGCCAAACACCGCCAATCCTCAGCTGGCACCGCTTCCCGCCGTTCAACCACCGGTGATTCCGACCGTTTCTTCCTGCCCCCTTATCACAGCCGCGTAACCACCATGTCCCCCGGCGAACTCGCTACTCCTCGCGAAGACTCGTATTTCCACGTTTCCACAGGTCACCGAAAGACTGATCCGCCGAAAATGCCAAATCATGCGGCTCCGAATAGCTCCATGGCGGAGATCCTCGCTACGGCTGAAGAGCAGAGAGCGCATACGTTTGATCCCAAGACGTTACAAAGGGATTATGAATACCCATCTGTAACTCTTACTTTGGCTGAAGCTGAAACGGGTGttacttcctcttcagagAAGAGCAGTCAGCAAGCCTCGCCTGAACTTGGACCGGCGTCGCAAGAGCCGCAAAAGATGGACGACCAAGGTATCTTGAGAAAAGATACATTaccccctccttctcctccagaGCAAGATGTGGAAAAGTTACAGCAAGCTGAACAGGAAACTTCAAAGGAGTTGTCCAACGAAGGATGGGGACATTATTTCCGTATCGAATGGATAAGGCATACACCATTACCTTTTAATCGTACCCGTCATTTGCGTAACCCTTGGAATGCGGATAGGGAAGTTAAAGTCTCAAGAGACGGTACAGAAGTTGAACCCT CTGTCGGTCTTCAGCTCATGGCCGAATGGGATAACGAGTGA
- a CDS encoding hypothetical protein (Match to EST gb|CF186407.1|CF186407; Similar to gi|46095782|gb|EAK81015.1| hypothetical protein UM00257.1 [Ustilago maydis 521], FASTA scores: opt: 483, E(): 1.5e-19, (30.224% identity (58.302% similar) in 1072 aa overlap (59-1081:60-1023)); HMMPfam hit to Fasciclin, Fasciclin domain, score: 53.4, E(): 6.1e-13) gives MRSLSVLAIAICARLALAAQSPFTLGCAHQVDSDNGCDQYNSQFYETTNSEVSTYASTIVSTLSSSPYHTTFLRLLQRAKCIPMLAYIGNATVFAPTDQAWKEWAERNTPGLSVSDADHGEYVNGWLGPGGLDDWLKDEEEVILSRVVISGDEDMERRIMDNQNWALRQHLLYHMFNYTLPLSSFLPSDVSNVTLQTTLLYPLNEQPPLPPVPEPGAPWLPQGGEGLLGGHGQRLRIARVGSKEGGEKGKAGVEWNGEGGVEIWDGKGWPKGNDSASEVPGARWVRNGVVVGIDGVLDMPPTIEEIIRTHPSLSYLSSILSLSSPPTPLPSSFSSTPHLTVFAPSNEAFMEGFDDIEKGYLKGPYGEEGVGRIVSQSVILGKDGKGVVWSDTLGKKNSEFDAISGERLEISSSSPFIITVNNTSPSTPDILASNGVIHILPSLILPPSFNLLNSAEKMLLSLNATQFVSLMRSANLSEEYIGKDSKGGYTLLAPTDDVLDVLDKWDGLSTKGTRELSNIFSGISKKPSFPDPSPLSALLRYHILPQRLLPTDIVDGQLLSTELQTSSLNGARQRLRVDVAEKDGKEGKGKARSGWETVGQGEVRFGGATVLGKPVKSGNNVIYLISTLLSLPDTVLQTAVSDLQLSTFIAALYASDLAKTTKRLPAITYFIPQNPAFTDLGLAMEWLLTADGKDDLRKVVKYHMVEGIVYSEDVEDGKRIHQTVEGGDVVIERTKPPHGHGPGIITIGSPTKWPSHDSGSSLPSNGELSPANVTLPDSLTDTGVIHTIDQVVLPSDVDLTVGKLIKGSKQLTMSDLMIRAGLGWILEGREPTKEEVQKAELEGRVRSWDEDEDEDGDGDGDEDGDGDEGKEGDFAYPAYIVLCPSDKAFSKLNLTHYISTPSALLSLLKLHIIPSSSLSSSSSLSSTMPPQNGQPLALNDDSVYKTLLSTSSKYGDLAFRGTGDGDWIVGIKDARGGERVRGDSARVGMTGRASVRWRNSRKSASPNSDDDGEEEDRKHRDGRDRLWEGGMTLGGGVMMIDSVLIPYEPSWFSRWGLLTITLAGISILLLAAAGSIGYWFWTRKDDYMPILVEEDGEPEGEEHA, from the exons ATGCGCTCTCTGTCGGTCCTCGCAATCGCCATCTGCGCACGTTTGGCCCTCGCTGCGCAATCGCCATTTACACTTGGCTGTGCCCATCAAGTCGATTCGGATAATGGGTGTGATCAATATAATTCTCAATTTTATG AAACAACGAATTCAGAAGTATCAACTTACGCGTCGACAATCGTTTCGACGCTGTCGTCTTCGCCCTACCATACAACATTCCTCCGTCTACTTCAAAGAGCAAAATGCATACCTATGCTAGCTTATATTGGCAATGCCACTGTATTCGCTCCTACGGATCAAGCATGGAAAGAATGGGCCGAGCGGAATACACCTGGTCTTTCAGTATCTGATGCTGACCATGGAGAATATGTGAATGGATGGCTAGGACCTGGTGGTCTGGATGACTGGctcaaagatgaagaagaagtaatATTATCCCGTGTGGTCATTAGTGGAGACGAAGATATGGAAAGGAGAATCATGGACAATCAAAATTGGGCTCTTCGACAACATTTGCTCTACCACATGTTCAATTATACTCTTCCTTTATCGTCTTTTCTCCCCTCTGACGTCTCAAACGTTACTCTTCAGACAACGCTTTTGTATCCTCTGAACGAGCAACCTCCTCTACCCCCAGTCCCAGAACCGGGTGCCCCTTGGCTACCTCAAGGCGGTGAAGGTTTGCTAGGAGGGCATGGTCAACGTCTCAGGATAGCAAGGGTAGGAAGTAAAGAGGGTGGAGAGAAAGGCAAAGCAGGGGTGGAGTGGAATGGGGAAGGTGGAGTAGAAATttgggatgggaagggatggCCAAAAGGAAATGACTCAGCCAGTGAGGTGCCAGGAGCGAGATGGGTGAGAAATGGGGTGGTAGTTGGTATCGATGGTGTTCTTGACATGCCTCCTACCATAG AGGAGATTATTCGTACTCACCCTTCTCTATCTtatctctcttccatcctctccctttcatcTCCCCCAACGCCCCtgccttcatctttctcttcgaCGCCCCACTTGACGGTCTTTGCCCCTTCCAATGAAGCATTCATGGAAGGCTTTGATGATATCGAAAAGGGATATTTAAAAGGACCATatggggaggaaggtgtAGGGAGGATAGTTTCGCAAAGCGTGATACTGGGCAAGGATGGCAAAGGAGTCGTTTGGAGTGATACGTtgggcaagaagaacagcGAAT TCGACGCTATTTCTGGAGAACGTCTTGAgatttcctcatcttctccatttaTAATCACCGTCAACAATACCTCCCCATCCACACCTGATATTCTAGCGTCCAACGGCGTCATCCacattcttccctctctcattcttcctccttcattcaacTTGCTCAATTCCGCGGAGAAGATGCTTCTGTCTCTCAACGCTACCCAGTTTGTCTCTTTAATGCGCTCTGCCAACTTGTCAGAAGAGTATATTGGCAAAGATTCCAAAGGAGGATATACTCTTTTGGCACCGACGGATGATGTGCTGGACGTCTTGGACAAGTGGGATGGGCTTTCGACTAAAGGCACAAGGGAGTTATCCAATATATTCTCCGGCATCTCCAAAaaaccttccttcccagACCCTTCGCCTTTATCCGCATTGCTGCGATACCATATTCTTCCTCAGCGCCTTCTCCCTACAGACATTGTGGACGGTCAGCTTCTATCAACTGAACTGCAGACCTCGTCTTTGAATGGAGCAAGGCAAAGATTGAGAGTCGACGTGGCcgaaaaggatggaaaagagggaaagggtAAAGCAAGGAGCGGGTGGGAGACTGTGGGACAGGGTGAAGTGAGGTTTGGCGGAGCGACCGTTTTAGGGAAGCCCG TGAAATCAGGTAATAACGTCATCTATCTCATATCtaccctcctctctctACCTGACACGGTGTTGCAAACCGCTGTATCAGACCTTCAGCTATCCACTTTCATCGCCGCCCTATACGCCTCTGACTTGGCTAAAACCACCAAACGTCTACCCGCCATCACGTATTTTATCCCGCAAAACCCTGCCTTTACCGATCTCGGTTTGGCGATGGAATGGTTACTTACAGCTGACGGCAAAGATGATCTCAGAAAGGTTGTCAAGTATCACATGGTGGAAGGGATCGTCTACTCtgaagatgtggaggatgggaaaaggatTCACCAGACTGTAGAGGGCGGTGATGTGGTCATTGAACGCACTAAGCCCCCTCATGGGCATGGACCTGGTATCATCACCATTGGATCACCTACGAAATGGCCATCCCACGATTCTGGCTcatccctcccttccaATGGTGAGCTCTCTCCGGCCAACGTCACCCTCCCGGACAGCCTTACCGATACCGGTGTGATCCATACGATTGACCAGGTGGTCCTTCCCTCGGATGTTGATTTGACGGTGGGCAAGTTGATCAAGGGCAGTAAGCAGTTGACGATGAGTGATTTGATGATTCGGGCCGGATTGGGATGGATAttggaagggagagaaCCTACTAAAGAGGAGGTACAGAAGGCCGagttggaaggaagggttAGAAgttgggatgaagatgaagatgaagatggagatggagatggagatgaagatggagatggagatgaaggaaaggaaggcgaTTTTGCGTACCCTGCTTACATCGTACTCTGTCCTTCTGACAAAGCGTTTTCCAAGCTCAACCTGACCCATTACATCTCCACTCCTTCCGCGCTCCTCTCCTTGCTGAAGCTTCACATcattccctcttcctctctttcttcatcgtcctctctctcatccaCCATGCCACCTCAAAACGGACAACCCCTCGCCCTCAACGACGACTCTGTTTACAAAACGCTCTTATCAACGTCTAGCAAGTATGGTGACCTAGCATTCAGAGGGACAGGTGATGGCGACTGGATTGTGGGTATAAAAGACGCACGAGGTGGGGAAAGAGTGAGGGGAGATTCGGCCAGAGTGGGTATGACAGGGCGAGCTAGTgtgaggtggaggaatTCCCGAAAGAGTGCCTCTCCCAACTCTGATGACgacggggaagaagaagatcggAAGCATCGCGATGGACGAGACAGGTTGTGGGAAGGTGGGATGACTCTTGGAGGtggagtgatgatgattgattCAGTTCTTATCCCTTATGAACCCAGCTGGTTCTCTAG ATGGGGATTGCTTACAATCACTCTGGCTGGTATCAGCATCCTCTTACTAGCAGCCGCTGGTAGTATAGGATACTGGTTCTGGACGAGGAAAGATGACTACATGCCAAtcttggtggaagaggatggtgaaccggaaggggaggagcaCGCCTGA